AGGCTACGGGAAGGTGACACCAAAGCGGTGTCGCAGCTGTACGACATGTACAACGCCGCCCTTTACGGTGTTGTACTGCAGATTGTGAAAGTGGAGGAGACGGCAGAGGATGTACTGCAGGAGGCATTCGTGAAAATTTGGAATTCGTTTCCGAGCTATGATGCCTCGAAAGGCCGGCTGTTCACCTGGATGATCAATGTATGCAGAAATCTTGCAATCGATAAAATCCGCTCTAAGCAGCATCGCGTAAGTTTGAAGACGCGGGAAATACCTGCCTCTCCTCGTGCCGATATGGGGTCCGATAGCTTTAAACCAGAGCACATCGGTCTTCGCGAAATCACAGAAGCACTAAACCCGGATCAGAAGCTGATTATTGATTTGATGTATTTCGAAGGTTTAACGCAAAGTGAGATAGCTGATGAGTACCAAATACCACTTGGTACCGTCAAGACAAGGGCACGCAGTGCAATTAAAGTCTTAGCAAAAATGTTTAAAGGACGTGGT
Above is a window of Pontibacter akesuensis DNA encoding:
- a CDS encoding RNA polymerase sigma factor → MSREPQNISEEELVARLREGDTKAVSQLYDMYNAALYGVVLQIVKVEETAEDVLQEAFVKIWNSFPSYDASKGRLFTWMINVCRNLAIDKIRSKQHRVSLKTREIPASPRADMGSDSFKPEHIGLREITEALNPDQKLIIDLMYFEGLTQSEIADEYQIPLGTVKTRARSAIKVLAKMFKGRG